The Campylobacter sp. CN_NE2 genome contains a region encoding:
- a CDS encoding dihydroneopterin aldolase, producing MRILIENLEFECIIGILDFERNLPQLVRICAKFEADEFIDYAKICAELEKIFKEQKFELIEDALNFCKVKFKEKFPTLKYFYMKILKPKILPNAVVGVELETIY from the coding sequence ATGAGAATTTTGATTGAAAATTTGGAGTTTGAGTGTATTATCGGAATTTTGGATTTTGAGCGAAATTTGCCACAACTTGTGCGAATTTGCGCTAAATTTGAAGCCGATGAATTTATTGATTATGCTAAAATCTGCGCCGAACTTGAAAAAATTTTCAAAGAGCAAAAATTTGAGTTGATTGAAGATGCTTTAAATTTTTGCAAAGTCAAATTTAAAGAAAAATTTCCAACTCTAAAATATTTTTATATGAAAATTTTAAAGCCTAAAATACTCCCAAATGCCGTCGTTGGCGTTGAGTTAGAAACGATTTATTAA
- the plsY gene encoding glycerol-3-phosphate 1-O-acyltransferase PlsY: MEITLFTILKNIFLSHNVWCYLTAYLIGAIPSGLLIGKYLAGVNIKESGSGSIGATNVLRVLKEQNPKKAKKLAILTIVCDVLKGVVPILIAKFLGFDPNVLWAMAVFAVLGHCFSPYLGFEGGKGVATAAGVLAIFIPLELLIAVIAWFISGKTIKISSVASFIAIIALVIAMYIIHPQMPHINTHAPVFIIIFIIIYKHIPNIVRLIKGEEKRVI, from the coding sequence ATGGAAATTACGCTATTTACGATATTAAAAAACATTTTTTTAAGCCATAATGTTTGGTGCTATTTGACGGCTTATCTTATAGGGGCGATTCCAAGCGGACTTTTGATAGGCAAATACCTTGCAGGTGTAAATATCAAAGAAAGCGGAAGCGGTAGTATCGGCGCTACAAATGTTTTAAGGGTCTTAAAAGAACAAAATCCAAAAAAGGCGAAAAAACTTGCGATTTTAACGATAGTTTGCGATGTTTTAAAAGGCGTCGTGCCGATTTTGATAGCTAAATTTTTAGGATTTGATCCAAATGTGCTTTGGGCGATGGCTGTTTTTGCCGTTTTGGGGCATTGTTTTTCGCCGTATTTGGGCTTTGAGGGCGGAAAAGGCGTGGCAACTGCGGCAGGAGTTTTGGCGATTTTTATACCGCTTGAATTGCTAATTGCCGTTATCGCATGGTTTATAAGCGGAAAGACGATTAAAATTTCAAGCGTGGCTTCATTTATCGCTATAATCGCACTTGTGATTGCGATGTATATAATTCACCCACAAATGCCACATATCAACACTCACGCGCCTGTTTTTATAATAATCTTTATCATTATTTATAAGCATATTCCAAATATCGTGCGTTTAATCAAAGGCGAAGAGAAGAGAGTTATATGA
- a CDS encoding ATP-binding protein — MKTLQENLKVFYLGTEGDEPYLYKNKDLTTHALIIGMTGSGKTGLGVTLLEEACIDNIPSIIIDPKGDLTNLALSFPNMQPSDFEPFIDPDEAANKGQSVSEFAGATANSWREGIENSYQDLDRVKLFKESAEVRIYTPKSSAGLGVSLLSDFEAPRDLDDEALNNYILSITSAVMSLVGLKTDDMNSPESLLIQTIFLTNFKNSKGVSIAELITQIANPPFEKIGVFDVNSFFPSDKRMNLAMKINALIASASFSQWLQGEKLQIGKMLFDKDGKAKCNVFTISHLNDSERMFFVTLLLNEIINWMRTTTGTSSLRAILYMDEIYGFFPPTGNPPSKNPMLTLLKQARAFGLGCVLSTQNPVDLDYKGLSNIGTWFIGRLQTAQDKERVISGLTGVDANLDKAEINELISNLGKRKFLVKNINEDKLSVIGTRFALSYLKGPLSNDQISLLMKDKKSNLEQNSPKTHASSNSVKPVINSEIPEFYDLSGGDEVSPYLYATASVKFADKNGEFTKEIGLLFDLYNAKEINWDDASSEILRNLSDKPKDGLKFSELPSFIAGAKNFKNYERDLKEFIYRNEKMTGYCAFGITSNFGESKEEFFVRLSDKTNEILEEQSEKILERFNTQKGRLETQIRRAEERVAKEKSDVTSKGIDTLMSIGSAVLGGLFGSRSSAATKIGKTVTAAKSAGRVLTERNQVKNAEENLQILLNELDEMTQKCEDEIANLKEQYDVKSVKIDEKEIAPKKTDIFNEKIVLVWKG, encoded by the coding sequence ATGAAAACTCTACAAGAAAATCTAAAAGTATTTTATCTAGGCACTGAGGGCGATGAGCCATATTTGTATAAAAACAAAGATCTAACAACCCACGCACTTATCATAGGAATGACAGGAAGCGGTAAAACAGGTCTTGGCGTAACGCTTTTAGAAGAAGCTTGTATCGACAATATCCCTTCAATCATCATCGACCCAAAGGGCGATTTGACAAATTTGGCTCTAAGTTTTCCAAATATGCAACCAAGCGATTTTGAGCCCTTCATTGACCCAGATGAAGCAGCAAACAAAGGTCAAAGCGTGAGCGAATTTGCTGGTGCGACTGCAAATTCGTGGCGTGAAGGAATTGAAAATTCTTACCAAGATTTGGATCGTGTAAAACTTTTTAAAGAAAGTGCCGAAGTGCGAATTTACACGCCAAAAAGTAGCGCAGGGCTTGGTGTGAGTTTGCTTAGCGATTTTGAAGCACCACGGGATTTAGATGATGAAGCCCTAAATAATTATATTTTATCAATCACAAGTGCCGTTATGTCGCTTGTAGGGCTAAAAACTGATGATATGAACTCGCCTGAGAGTTTGCTAATCCAAACAATTTTTTTGACAAATTTTAAAAACTCAAAAGGCGTAAGTATCGCTGAGCTCATAACGCAAATCGCAAATCCGCCGTTTGAAAAAATCGGCGTTTTTGATGTAAATTCGTTTTTCCCAAGCGATAAACGCATGAATTTAGCTATGAAAATAAACGCACTAATCGCAAGTGCGTCATTTTCGCAGTGGCTACAAGGCGAAAAATTGCAAATCGGCAAAATGCTTTTTGACAAGGACGGCAAGGCAAAATGCAATGTCTTTACGATTTCGCATTTAAATGATAGCGAGAGAATGTTTTTTGTAACACTTTTGCTAAATGAGATAATAAACTGGATGCGAACGACCACGGGGACTAGCTCACTAAGGGCGATTTTGTATATGGACGAGATTTACGGCTTTTTCCCGCCGACAGGCAATCCGCCGTCAAAAAACCCGATGCTCACACTTCTTAAACAGGCTCGTGCTTTTGGTTTGGGCTGCGTTTTATCTACGCAAAACCCTGTGGATTTGGACTATAAAGGTCTTTCAAACATCGGCACATGGTTTATCGGACGCCTTCAAACAGCGCAAGATAAAGAGCGAGTGATTTCAGGACTAACTGGCGTTGATGCAAATTTAGACAAGGCTGAAATAAATGAGCTTATATCAAATTTAGGCAAACGAAAATTTTTGGTTAAAAATATCAACGAAGACAAGCTAAGTGTGATAGGAACGAGATTTGCGCTTAGTTATCTAAAAGGACCGCTTAGTAATGATCAAATTTCGCTTTTGATGAAAGATAAAAAGTCAAATTTGGAGCAAAATTCGCCAAAAACTCACGCAAGTTCAAACTCTGTAAAACCTGTGATAAACTCAGAAATTCCTGAATTTTATGATTTAAGTGGCGGTGATGAAGTAAGCCCATATCTTTATGCTACTGCAAGCGTAAAATTTGCAGATAAAAACGGCGAATTTACCAAAGAAATCGGGCTTTTGTTTGATTTGTATAATGCAAAAGAGATTAATTGGGACGACGCAAGTAGTGAGATTTTGCGAAATTTAAGCGACAAGCCAAAAGACGGACTTAAATTTAGCGAGTTGCCAAGCTTTATAGCAGGGGCTAAAAATTTCAAAAACTATGAGCGAGATTTGAAAGAATTTATTTATAGAAATGAAAAGATGACTGGGTATTGTGCATTTGGCATAACTTCAAATTTCGGCGAAAGTAAGGAAGAATTTTTCGTGCGTTTGAGTGATAAAACAAATGAGATTTTAGAAGAGCAAAGTGAGAAAATTTTAGAACGCTTTAACACGCAAAAAGGCAGACTTGAAACGCAAATTCGCAGAGCAGAAGAAAGAGTAGCCAAAGAAAAAAGCGATGTTACGAGCAAGGGCATCGATACGCTTATGAGTATCGGTTCGGCTGTGCTTGGCGGACTTTTTGGCTCTCGCAGTAGCGCAGCCACAAAAATCGGTAAAACAGTAACCGCTGCAAAAAGTGCAGGTAGGGTTCTAACTGAGCGAAATCAGGTCAAAAATGCAGAAGAAAATTTGCAAATTTTGCTAAATGAACTTGATGAAATGACGCAAAAATGCGAAGATGAAATCGCAAATTTAAAAGAACAATATGATGTCAAAAGTGTGAAAATCGACGAAAAAGAGATCGCGCCTAAAAAAACAGATATTTTTAACGAAAAAATCGTTTTGGTATGGAAAGGTTAA